In Flavobacterium endoglycinae, one DNA window encodes the following:
- the pnuC gene encoding nicotinamide riboside transporter PnuC yields the protein MIDFFLESYKNAPLWHIILEFLVFVCGILSVWFAKKENIWVYPTGLIATVISVYLLYIAGYIGDMIINAYFSIMSIYGWYMWAKGGTVEDNLPITRTTFNEKIIGFLLFIVTVFVVFGIYKYFDYEIHKDNYVDMISSGIFFAGMWYMARKKIENWTLWIIGDIIVVPLYAHRGLGMLSLQYLIFTILAISAYLEWRKILDSKKQIS from the coding sequence ATGATTGATTTTTTTTTAGAAAGCTATAAAAATGCTCCATTGTGGCATATTATACTTGAATTTTTGGTTTTTGTATGCGGTATTTTAAGCGTTTGGTTTGCTAAAAAAGAAAACATATGGGTATATCCAACGGGTTTAATTGCAACAGTAATTTCAGTATATCTTTTATATATTGCCGGATATATTGGAGACATGATTATTAATGCTTATTTCTCAATTATGAGTATATATGGCTGGTATATGTGGGCAAAAGGAGGAACAGTTGAAGACAATCTTCCCATTACCCGAACAACTTTTAATGAAAAAATAATAGGGTTCTTACTGTTTATTGTAACCGTTTTTGTAGTTTTCGGGATTTATAAATATTTTGATTACGAAATTCATAAAGACAATTATGTAGATATGATTTCATCAGGAATATTCTTTGCAGGGATGTGGTACATGGCCAGAAAAAAAATAGAAAACTGGACACTCTGGATCATTGGTGATATTATTGTTGTGCCTCTTTATGCTCATCGCGGCTTAGGGATGTTGTCACTTCAATATTTAATTTTTACAATTTTAGCTATTTCAGCTTATTTAGAATGGAGAAAAATCTTAGACAGCAAAAAACAAATATCATAA
- a CDS encoding geranylgeranylglyceryl/heptaprenylglyceryl phosphate synthase, protein MEQKLRTNIHQQILDAKSKGEKLLAILLDPDKIVWENLDHLLLKINQSPATHIFVGGSIVQSTILEDLIAQLKGKTNLPVVIFPGNPSQISPQADAILFLSLLSGRNPDYLIEYQVQAAPILKRTNLEVISTGYILIESGNETAVARVSKTEPLNRENLALALATAQAGEMLGSKLIYLEAGSGAKKPVPLEMISLIAQNITIPIIVGGGIVDLHGIQNAYKAGADLVVIGTAFENDSHFFES, encoded by the coding sequence ATGGAACAAAAATTACGTACCAATATCCATCAGCAAATTTTAGACGCTAAAAGTAAAGGCGAGAAATTATTAGCTATACTTTTGGACCCTGATAAAATAGTTTGGGAAAACTTAGATCATTTATTACTTAAAATAAACCAATCGCCTGCAACCCATATTTTTGTGGGAGGAAGTATTGTTCAAAGTACTATTTTAGAAGATTTAATTGCACAGTTAAAGGGAAAAACAAATCTACCGGTTGTTATTTTTCCTGGAAATCCTTCGCAGATTTCTCCGCAAGCAGATGCTATTTTGTTTCTATCATTATTGTCAGGACGTAATCCAGATTATTTAATTGAATATCAGGTTCAAGCAGCTCCAATTTTGAAAAGAACAAATCTGGAAGTCATTTCTACAGGATATATTTTAATAGAAAGTGGCAACGAAACTGCTGTAGCGCGCGTTAGTAAAACTGAACCACTCAATCGTGAAAATTTAGCTTTGGCTTTGGCAACAGCTCAAGCAGGAGAAATGCTGGGCAGTAAACTCATATATCTAGAAGCTGGAAGTGGTGCTAAAAAACCAGTGCCATTAGAGATGATTTCGCTGATTGCTCAAAACATTACAATTCCTATTATTGTTGGCGGAGGAATTGTAGATTTGCACGGAATTCAAAATGCCTATAAAGCAGGTGCTGATTTAGTGGTAATTGGAACTGCTTTTGAGAATGACAGCCATTTTTTTGAATCTTAA
- a CDS encoding Crp/Fnr family transcriptional regulator — MIAPELLKKYGAVKKSFGKNEIIFEEGNLPSYYYQIISGEIKMSNYNDDGREFIQGIFYKEQSFGEPPLFLNQKYPANAIAVEDSEIMLLPKPAFMKLLDENSSISLKIIENLAQRLYYKSVMAAEISTHEPEHRVLKLIDHGIAYFNFQKDTNGYLINFTRKQIGDLTGLRVETVIRAIKALEKKGELKIINRKVYR, encoded by the coding sequence ATGATTGCTCCTGAATTACTAAAAAAATACGGTGCTGTAAAAAAGTCTTTCGGCAAAAACGAAATTATTTTTGAAGAAGGAAATCTGCCATCCTATTATTATCAAATCATTTCGGGCGAAATTAAAATGAGTAACTATAATGATGACGGACGAGAGTTTATTCAAGGCATATTTTATAAAGAGCAATCTTTTGGTGAACCGCCATTATTTCTAAACCAAAAATACCCTGCCAATGCTATTGCGGTTGAAGACAGTGAAATCATGCTTCTGCCAAAACCTGCATTTATGAAATTATTAGATGAAAATTCTTCTATCAGCCTTAAAATTATCGAAAATCTTGCACAGCGTTTGTATTATAAATCGGTTATGGCAGCTGAGATTTCGACACACGAACCAGAACACCGTGTGTTAAAATTAATCGATCATGGAATTGCTTATTTTAATTTTCAAAAAGATACAAATGGTTACCTGATTAATTTTACCCGTAAGCAAATTGGCGATTTAACTGGTTTACGAGTAGAAACGGTCATTAGAGCCATAAAAGCATTGGAGAAAAAAGGCGAATTGAAGATTATTAACCGAAAAGTATACAGATAA
- a CDS encoding group III truncated hemoglobin has translation MKKQIENRADITFLVNTFYYKIRADQEIGFYFNEIITDWDLHLEKLTDFWETNLFGVRKYKGNPHAVHNEVDAHFDEKITANEFGIWLNHWAQTLNEHFEGENVETLKRRARKMSTFLYMSMFQHRQKESEV, from the coding sequence GTGAAAAAACAAATAGAAAATAGAGCCGATATTACTTTTCTAGTAAATACATTTTACTACAAAATAAGAGCCGATCAAGAAATCGGCTTTTATTTTAATGAAATAATTACCGATTGGGATTTACACCTAGAAAAACTAACTGATTTTTGGGAAACCAATTTATTTGGTGTTCGTAAATACAAAGGAAATCCACATGCTGTTCATAATGAAGTTGATGCTCATTTTGATGAAAAAATCACGGCAAATGAATTCGGAATCTGGCTTAATCATTGGGCTCAGACACTAAACGAACATTTTGAAGGCGAAAATGTGGAAACTTTAAAAAGGCGCGCTAGAAAAATGAGTACTTTTTTATATATGAGTATGTTTCAGCATCGTCAAAAAGAAAGTGAAGTTTAA
- a CDS encoding 4'-phosphopantetheinyl transferase family protein, whose amino-acid sequence MPLFQTIQFNETTKILIWEITESFDELYSCVTLKEKTQKRLDGMKSQMHQRAFLSVRMLIQEMGFTDKDLHYDEFGKPYFDCHNYISITHSYHFAAIIISHETVGIDMELQREKIQRIADKFTDFECDYLNPSSTEEYIKKLTVIWGAKEAIFKIRNEKGISFKDHINVDNFSLEETQTHASLHFDDLIKDFDVHYQEIKSDNFDGKFTLVYAFEK is encoded by the coding sequence ATGCCTCTATTTCAGACCATACAGTTTAACGAAACAACTAAAATTTTAATTTGGGAAATAACAGAATCTTTTGATGAACTGTATAGTTGTGTAACTTTAAAAGAAAAAACACAGAAAAGATTAGACGGAATGAAATCTCAAATGCATCAACGTGCTTTTTTGAGTGTTCGTATGCTGATTCAGGAAATGGGTTTTACAGATAAAGATCTGCATTATGACGAATTTGGCAAACCCTATTTTGATTGTCATAATTATATTTCAATTACGCATTCCTATCATTTTGCGGCCATAATTATAAGTCATGAAACCGTTGGAATTGATATGGAATTACAACGCGAAAAAATTCAGAGAATCGCAGATAAATTTACAGATTTTGAATGTGATTATTTAAATCCATCATCTACCGAAGAATACATAAAAAAACTTACCGTAATCTGGGGAGCAAAAGAGGCGATCTTTAAAATCAGAAATGAAAAAGGAATCAGTTTTAAAGACCATATCAACGTAGATAATTTTTCTTTAGAAGAAACCCAAACGCACGCAAGTCTTCATTTTGATGATTTGATTAAGGATTTTGATGTGCATTACCAAGAAATCAAATCTGATAATTTTGATGGTAAGTTTACTTTGGTTTATGCTTTTGAAAAATAA